The stretch of DNA GAAGCTGTCTCTGGCCCGGAATGAGTATGAAAGCCTAAAAAGAGAGACTATCCACAGGATCAAAGATGCTTACCTTGAACTGGCCAGGACAAAAGAAGAGGTAAAATTAACAGAAGATATTTACCAGAAAGCTCTTAGCGAATTAGAGGTGCTTCGGAAGGGGTTTAAGCTGATAATTCCAGAATCTGCAAAACAGCCTTGATTAATTAGAGTTAAAAGTTATCCTTCATGAAAATGCTCGGCCAGCCAAAACAAGGGATGTGATTATCTTGTGTTTTGTAAGAAATAAATCTGTTGTTTTTTAGTCATTTTTACTCATTTTTTCGGAAATTATTACCAATGGAGAATATCCTAATGGTTTGATTTTATTAGACTTATAAATCTTCTTATACCACCTGAACGGTTACATAAATTGTAACCGTTCAGGTGGTAATGAAAGTTGAGGGGAAATTTTTGTAACTATTCAGCCCTTAAGGCATAAAGACACAACCTCGATCCTCGATCCTGGATGCTCGATCCTGGATACTGAATCCTTTACCAGCATCGAAGATCGAGCATCGAGCATCGAAGATCGAGCATCGAGATAAAAAAGGGACAACGGTAGGCTTCAGCCTACCGCTATCCCTTTTGCTTTTAATGTTCTAAGTGCCCTATGGGATTCTTACCGGCCGGACTTATTACTTTAACACAATCATTCGTTTGGTAGCGGTATAAGATCCGGCTTTAAGTTGATAAAGATAGGTACCGCTTGAGACCTCACTTCCATTTTCATCCCGACCATCCCAGTAAGCGGCTCTATCCTTGTCAAGATAGCTTCCCGGATTGAGTTGTCCTAAATCCAAGGTTCTTACCAATTGGCCGCTCAGGTTGTAAATATTGATGGCTGCTTCGGCTTCCTCGGCTAACTTGAAAGGTATCCATGCCTCTGGATTAAATGGGTTGGGATAACTCTGGAGGAGTTTATTCTCCCCCGGCACCTGATCGGATACGGCTAAGTTAATGTATTCAGCCAAGATATTTCTAAGCTCTGTATTTGAGGAGCTGCCCAGGGCCTCATACATAGCCCTGAAGGCGGGAAGATAAGCAGCCCAGTCGATCTTGTTATGGTCAGCTAGGACCGGTGCAGAAGAAGAACTGTGGGTCTTATGCCAATTCAACCCCACGACCAGGATATCTTTAGCATCCACGATCCCGTCGCCGTTAGCATCAGCATAAGTAGCCGCCACGGTTCCCCAGGCTGTAGCCTGTTGGCCAACCCAACTCGTCTGGGCATTCGTTCTGGCTGGGCCGGTAGATTTCCAATAGATACCGATCGGCAGGACATCCTTAGCATCCACCTGGCCGTCATTGTTAGTATCCCCGGGCCAGACAGTCACTGTCTTGACAAGCCCTTCGGCCACTTCTATTTGACTGGAAACCAATTTGAGCGCAATGGTATTGTTCACATGATTCTTGGCCTCCACATTAGAGAAGCTCAGATCGATCTCTTCCCCAGCCGACACAGACTCGGATAACTTAAAGGTAATCTTGACTACGGGTTTATTGGCGTTGAATCCGGTAACCCCGCTGGAATGAATCCCACTCTTACGGCTGACTCCAATCTCAATCTTCCCGGCCGCATCATCATTGGTGTTAAAGAAGACCAATTTGCTTGGATCATCGTCCAGGAAGTTTCCTACTTCAGCCTGGACAAAATCTATGTATTTGGTCTTGCTGTAATTCAGAATGAAAGATAGGGCAAATAGGTTGCTGACAGGATACCGGCTATCTCCCACATATACCTTGACCTCAAAGGTCTCTCCGGCCTTTTTAGAGTAAGAAGATTCATCCAGTCGAAGTTTCACATTGCTTGTCCCGCTGCCGGCATAGGCAGAAACAGTCACGGTGACCTCGTCCGGCAGAGATCGATTGCCCTCAGAATCAACCACTACCAGTTGGAATTTATATTCTCCTGTCGTCTGAGGGGTAAAGGTAGGCTGAACTTCACTGCTCAGGCTGACTACCTCAGGTTCGGTTCCAATCTGGGTCCAGATATAGATCAGGCTATCTCCGTCCGGATCAGAGCTGGCGCTGGCATCGAGCATAATCAGATTACCGGCCGCCGCCGTGATATCCTGACCGGCATCGGCTGTTGGGGCGTGGCCGATCTTACTCCAGGGGCGGTAGTTGACAAAGTCGCTGACCATATCACCAAAACCATTTGGATTATATAGCGGCCTGCCCTTTGAGGTATCCTTGGGGCCGGTGCTGTCTCCCCACCAATTATAACCGGCGATGATTTCCTGGGTCTCATCGGTGTTTATTACTCCGCCATTGATATTATCTATGATCTCGCATTGGTTCTCATCGCTGCCGCCAATAGTCGGCTTGGAACCCGTGCTGGAGTAAAGGCCGAAATTATTCTCAGAAAGGATACTCTTGGTAATAACTGGGGTCGCCCCAAGTCGGCAGTTGATCCCGGTGCCACATTTAGTAATAGTGGCGTGGGTCACCGTAGGCGAGGCAGAGGCACAATCCAATCCATTAGCCCCATACATTATCTCCACATATTCGAGGGTACCTTCAGTAGTGCCGTTATTAAAGGCAATCCCACCCCAGTCACCTTTAGCGGCCGGAGCATAGCCGTCATCGTCATTGGTATCTCCGCCGACCGAGTCATCCCGGTAAGAGGTAAAGATAATTGGATTGTCCTTGTTACCGATGGCCACTAATTTAGCCGACTTATTGATGTAAATAGGGGCGCCGGATTTGATCTTAACCCCCGGCTGGATAGTCCAGGTAGGGGAATCACCTACGGAGAGCGCTTCAGAGACATAGAAAGCCGCGGAGGTCTCAGACCAGGTGACGTCCTTGGTGATACCCGAGCAGACCTTAATGGCATTATAACGATTTCCAATGATATTGTTATCCTTTATCGGTCCGGCATTATTGGCGGTGATCCCGATGGCATAGTTGCGGTTATTATAAATGGTGTTATTCTCTATAATCGGGGTGGCCTTATCATCACAGAAAGTGGTGATTACCCCGCCGATCTGGTCATTATCCGGATCATCGTGATCATTGTTCTGGAGTATGTTTCCTTTGATGGTGGGGGCTGAGGCACCCGTGATCCCAATGGCTCTGAAGCTGGCATAAGAAATCTCAGAGTTGGTAATGGTTGGAGAGGCATTGTCAATGGAGATTCCCTCTTCACTGTATCTGATGGTGCAGTTGTCAATGAGACCCGAAGAACCGGGATGGAGGGTAATGGCCTGCCAATCCCCGTCATCGGCTATCCTGCCGTCTGAGTCACCGTCAAAGTTGGTATCTCCGCCAAAGTCGTCGTCATAATAGGAGGTAATCACAATCCGGCTGGTTGGGGTCCCATCAGCCGTCAGGGTTCCGTAAATGTCAAGGCCAGAACCTTCCTGTTTGGCCTCATCCTCACTGAGCTTGACCACTACACCCGGCTCGATGGTCAGGCTGGCTCCTGTTTCGATGATGACCCGATTGATATAGAAGACCTGACTCGAGGCGGACCAGATGGTGGCTCCGGTATGCTTCTTGGCCTTAATCCAGATACCATTGTGATAATTGCCGGTCAGGGTATTATCCTCGATAATATATCCGCCGACACTATCACCCAGCCGGTGCTCTCCCTTGATAATAGCCCAGCCGGCATTAGATGTGATGGTGTTGTTAGTGATATTCTCCGAATGAGTAGCCGTGGAGAAGATACCTCCGCCCTCTGCATTAACTCCATTATCAGTAATAGTGCAATTAGTCACCACCAGATCAGTGATGTTTCCAAGATTATAATCACCCTCGTTGAGGATACCCCAGCGTCCGTTCCTCTGGATGGTGCAATTGGTAACATTGATCGTTCCGGCATAGACCTTAAGATCGATTCCATCCAGTGCATTGTCGGAGAAAACAGAGTTGTTGAAGGTATTATTAAAGGCATTGGCACTGTCGGATGTAGCCAGGAGGCCATAACCACATGAGTTGGTGCTCGAGACGTGATCTATCTCTACCGACGTCTCATCTATCTCGATATTTCCTCGATAATAAGTCCCGGTGCCATCATTGTATAATCCGCCGTAGCTTACATCCACATATTTCAAGACAGAGCCGGTGGAGGTGGATTCAAATCTGATCCGCTGCCAGTCGCCGCACTGTGGGGTGTAAAGCACATTGGCCTCTCCTGAGGTGGCTGCATCAGAACAGCAGCCCTCAACCGTTCCGGCCGCCGCGCTGCCCGTGGCCACATCTGGTCGAGGCCAGGTGGTAAAGGTGATATGGTTGTTTTCAGTTCCCTCTGCCTTTAATGTCCCCTGGACGATAAAGTCAGTAGGCTGGTCAGAATCAGGCAGAGTGGAGAAGGGCCGGAAGTAAACCAATACTCCAGGCTCAATCGTCAAGGTGACCCCTTCGGTGATCAGGACCAGATCTTCGATGATATAAGGAGAGCCTGACAGGGTCCAGGTGGTCGTATCAGCAATTACCCGATCGTCATAAGGAGCCACATTATCCAGGATACGGTTAACATAGGTGGCTGTGGCCGTAATAGACCAGCCGGCGCTAAAGGCGCTCTGGACCCCGCCGCAGGCCACGGCCGCAACCCGCCAGTAATAGGTCCGGTTCAAGGTCAGAGATGTCGGGGGGGTAAAGGTAGTGGTATCCTTTACCTCTTGGCTTATCTCCGGTGAAGAGAAGTCAGCATCGGTGTCCAGTTGGAAGAGATAATGATCCACTCCCGCTACCTGACTCCACTGGAAGGCCGGCAGATTATCGGTAATGGTGCCTCCGTTGGCTGGAGAAACTAGGGCGGGGGTAGCGGGCGCTGTAGTTTTCAGGGTGAAGGTGGAAACAGATGACCATTTGGTTTCATTGACCGCCTGATCAAAGGCCTTGACCCGCCAGTAATAGGTCCCCTCTGTCAGATAATCCAGCCCGTCTAATTCGGCCGGGGTAGCCGCATAATCGGTCACATCGATCACATTATCATTATTGACGTCGGCCGGCCAGATAGTCTGTTTTACCTCGGAATACCAGGAAAGCTCACTCACATTAATAAGCATCGTCTCTGGACTGGAAAAATCAGCACTGTCTTTAACCACCTGGATGGTGTAGACCACCGGCGCTGATTTATCCCCTATTCCTTGCCAATCAAAGACGGGGGTAGTATCCGAGATACAGTCGTTATCAGCCGGAGTGACCAGGAGGGGGACATTTATCGGCTCTGTTATCCGGACATCGATGTTCAGGAGCCAGACATCAGAAGACCAGCCGCAGCTATTGCCGGCCGTGTCAGTGGATTTTACCCGCCAGTAGTAGGTTCCGTCCCTGAGAAGATTAGTTAACACGTAACTGGAGGTAGTAAGTCCGGATTGATTGATCTCAGGGGAGGAAAAGTCCACGTTGTTATCTACCTGGAGGGTATAAGTGGCATCGTCCTCGTCAGACCAGTCAAAGTAAGGGGTGTTATCGTTGGTCCAGCTTCCGTTATCCGGGCTTACCAGGGAAGGAGCTGCGTCGCAATTGGGATCGATCCTGACGGCCCAGATATTCGACCAGGTGGATTCATTTCCGGCACAGTCTCTGGCCATCACCCGCCAGAAAAAGGTCCGGCCGCTGCCGATATCGGGCAGCATGGTGGGGGTCATGCTCGACCCATTAAAGAGGCCCGGCTGATAGACATCGTGGGGATCATTGGGATCGGTTGAATACTCAATGGCGGTGTTAAACCCATCTCCAGGCGGCACCGTAGTAACGTCCTCATCGGTCTCTATCTGAATGACATAGTAAACCGTAGGACAATAGTTAGAATTGTCATAATTGCCTGAAAGCTCTGATGAGTGGGTGGACATGGCGTCTTTGACATCAGACCAGTCAAAGGTTGGGGTTTTATCGTTGGTCACGGCATAATCGAATGGGGAGATAAGATAAGGTGCATCTGGCGCCGTACTGTCAATAGTGAAGCCGGCGTAAGAAGAGGTCTGAGACCAGCCGCTCATATTTCCGGCGCAGTCAATGGCCCGCACCCGCCAGTACCAGGTGCCTTCCGTCAGCGCCGGCGAGATAGTCATTGTGCTGGTGCTTCCCGGCGGCAAAGTGGGGTCGGAATCGGCCGTCACATTTAGCGCCGGTGAAGAGAAATCCTCATCATCATCTATCTGGAGCTGATAAGAAAGTTCCTCTTCCGGTTCAGACCAGTCCAGAGTCGGCGTAGCATCGTTGGTGAAGCAATCATCAGCCGGATAGACATAGGCCGGCGCATCGGGCGGCGTAAGGTCAAGGGTGAAGCTCAGCATATTGTGTCCGTAACTCTCATTTCCGGCCTCATCCACCGCCACAACCCGCCAGTAATAATGTCCTTCGGAAAGGGCATAGGCCGGCGGCAAGGTATAGGTTGATTCCGTCAGCCCTGAGACAGAGATGTCCGGATTGGTAAAGTCGTCGTGGTCGTCCAGCTCAAAGATATAAGATACGATGTGATAAGTAGAGTCAGGCTCATCCCAGTCAAAGGTCGGGGTCTGATCCGCCATACAGGTGTTATTAGAGGGCGAGCTCAAATTCAAGGTCAGATTATCCAGAGCGTCGGTTCCGGCGATGCTGAAGGTCCAGACCTGGCTCCAGCAGGCATTACCGGCCTTGTCCGTGGCCACTACCCGCCAGTAATAGGTGGTGCCAGTATTAAGGTCATCAGTGGCCTGGCTGGTATATTCAGACACAGGCGGAGAGCCGGTGTTGTATTGGTCAATGACCAGGGGTGAAGTAAAGCTGGATTCGGTATCCACTTGAAGTTCATAAGAGGTCAGGGTGGCATCGGTCACATCGGCCCAGTTGAATTCCACCGGCGTATCAGCCAGAGTTAGTCCATGAGAGGGTGAGAGCAAAGTGGGTGTGCAGGGTGGCACTGTATCAATGTAGACCACCTGGGTCTTCCAGGGGGTGTAATTGCCGGCGCAATCCCTGGCCCGCACCCGCCAGATGTAGGTCCCATCAGCCAGAGCCGCCGTATAGGTCGGTTCTGAGAGCTCAGTCGCATCTACTACCGGTGAACCAAAACCGACACTTGCCTCTGCAATCTGGAGGTCATATCTTAATTCACTGCCCCGAGTGACCACGTCATCCGCGGTGTCATTAAAGTCAACAAAGTTGTGATTGTTGTCTATATCATCCCTGGTATCGCCTTCATCCCAAATAAAGGTCGGCGTCCCATCAGCCCAGTAGTCTCCATTAGCCGGAGTATCAGACAGGGTGGTGGGAGTAGTTGGCGCTACGGTATCTATCAGGAAGAGCCAGGCCGCCGAGACTGAGGTGTTTCCGGCATCGTCCCTGGCCGTGACCCGCCAATACCAGTAATCCGTATCCCCGGATGAGTCGGTTAAACAAACCGGCAACACATAATTGGTGGCCGTCAGGCTGGCATTGTAATAAACGCTGGTGGCATCGCCAGTATTAACAATCGGATTGCTGAAATCATCCGTATCATCGACCTCAATAAAGAAGGTCACCGCGGCTGGTTCATCCAGGCCGCCGGGCGCGGCTCCGAAAGGAGAGCCATACGTCCAGGATAGGTTCGGCGTGCAGTCATTGATATGCACCTGCTGGCTGCAAAATTCACTGGTCGCACCAGGATATAGAAGGGTTGGATCAGGCGCGGTTCGATCCACCACTACGGAACAAACCGTGCTCCAATTACCCACGGCATTATTATTGGTGGGATCAATGGCCCGCACCCGCCAGAACCAGATACCCTCGGCCAGAGTTGAATTAGTATAGGTCGTAGCCGTGGTGGTTTCATTAATATCCGTATCCTCAGAATCAGGGATAGAGAAGCTGCCGTCGTGGTCGATCTGGATCTGATAGACCAGATCAGAGGGAGCGCCAGAGGGGTCAGAGACACCGCTCCAGCTAAAGGTTACCGTCGCGTCATTCAGCCGGTCCCCGCAGGTCGGTGTTTGAGGCACCGGCGCATCCGGGGAAGCCATATCATCCAGGTCAACCACCACCCGCCAGATATAGCTCCAGTTGGTGGTGTCTCCACCCTCATTGGCCATTACCCGCCAGAAGTAGGTGCCTTCAGGCAGGGTCGTGGGGGCGGTGCCCGTAATGCTCCATACATCCGGATTAGTGGCGGTCATGCCGATAGTAAAGGAAGGCATATCACCGTGCAGTTCTACGGTGTATAAGGGATCATTGAAATCATCGTCATTAAAATTGGAGACCTGGAGGGTATAGGTGTCTCCATCAGCCATACCATTCACCGCTTCCCAGAGAAAGGTGGGCTGATTGTTATTGGTGGTTATACCATCAACGGGTGAGACCTGTTTTGGCCCTAAAATAAGAAAAGACCAGGTAGACCAGGAGCTCCAGTTGGAATAGGGGACTCCATCGTCATAAGCCATTACTCGCCAATAATATCTAGCGGAGGGGAGGTTGGGTAAAGCCGTATCCCCCGTCGTGCCAAAATGGAAGGTGGAAACATCACCTGGCGTCTCAGCCCACTTAGGCCAACTGACCGCGGTCCCATCCGGATCAAACTCGGTGCGGGAAAGGAAATCAGACCGCTTGTCTACCTGAATAAGCCAGGTATCTGCAGCGTTTAGTCCGGATATATCTTCCCAGTCAAGAACCGGCGAAGCAGAGTAGGTTTCACTTCCATCGATCGGGGAGACTAGAACCGGCGCGGTAATGTCAAAATACTGGATGCCGCTTATGGTCGATTCATTCTCAATCACTCGCCAGTAATATCGTTTCTCAGTCCCGTCCGGATTGGCCAGCAAGGCTTGAGTATTGCCCAGGTTATAGCTCATCGTAGTGCTCAAACCGCTGGTGAAGAGCTGGTTAACCTCAAATTCCAGGGGATAGAGGAAATCCGAACGATCGTCTATCTGTAAGATAACCTGAGTAGGGGTAGAAGCATGGGTCCATTCAAATACGGGTGTAGCATCAATGGTGTCTTCTCCGTTAATAGGTGAAGTCAGACTGACGCCGTAGGCATCACCTGCTCCTATTATTGTGGCTAAGCCGATGATGAGGGCAAATAGTATGGTTGTTACTGCTTTTAGACTGGTTCTTTTCATGAAAAGAGCCTCCTTTACTGTAGTGATGTAGTGCGTTAGTGCTGGAGTAGAGAACTACCCCTCTCGTAATACTTTATTCTTCCGGTTTTAATTATGGCTGGCTAAGATTGATAAGTCTTAGCTATCTTAGATATTTAGTAATATGGCATCCCTCCTTTAACAATTAACAATTAACAATTAACAATTGATAATTGATAATTAAAAAAAAGACCTATCTCCCTCAGGACACACTGATCCTGTTTGGAAAATAGGTCTAAAAAAAATGCTTTCCTTGAAATTACTACCATTCTTGCGACCGTCCTTGCTGGATTTAGAGCTTCGTTTAGTGATATAGTTTAAAAAGTGCTGTCTTCTAAAACCCCTCACAGCACTACCTGAACTTTTTCGGAAAGCAAAAAGTCTATCTTAAAAGGATATTAACCCTTCCAAAATAGACCTCTTAATATATCAATTATCAACTGTTAATTGATAGTATCTACTTTAGCCCTCAGTTAGAACACTGATTTTTTCCTGATTACACCGATTAAAATAACGTCTGAGAATCTGTGTTCCTCTTGGCTGAGTAGTTACCATGTGGCTAAAGGTCTAAAATCCTTTTAAGTTCATAACATCCTCCTTTTTGGCTCTAAATATAAAAAAAACTTATCACCCGAACAGAGAAAAATATCTTTTTCCTCCTTGGCGATAAGTTTTCCCTTTGAATCCGGGATAACCGGACTCACCTGCTAATCTAATTCTCTTGGCTAAGTTTTAAAAATCAGGCAAGCGGGTTTTTTATCCGCTTGCCCGGTCTCGTAATAGTATGACGTGAGAACATTTGAGCCTTTAATAAGTTAACGTATATATAATAGCGTTGGGAGGGATATTATTATTACGATAACTTACACTATATATATCGACAAGATCAAGAAAAACTTTAGACTCAATGTTCAAGTTTTTTCGACCTGCGCCATCAGACTTTCAGGGGTTGAAACCGCTAAAGCGGTTATAATTCCAGATGTTATCTTATTCTGTAACACCCTGATAAATCAGGGTGCTAAACTCAATAAACATGAAAATAACAATCTTAACCCCAGTTACCCTGAAGGAGCCGATGAGGGCTAAACTCACTAAACATGGGAATAGCACCCCGATTTATCGGGGTGAATCGGTGGAGAACGAGGCCCCCATAGTAACCGCTTCAGCGGTTTTTTAACCATATAAGTTGCCTTTTTTGAATCCGTAAACGAGCCGTGCATTTCAGAGCCAGAAATATGCCAACTCTGCCGAAAAAAAACTTGAACATCGCCTCTGTGTCTCTGTGACTTATTTGGGTTGCGGCTCTGCGGGGCTATGTAATCTGTGGAGTAACTATTCAGCCACAAAGCCACTAAGGCACAAAGACACAACCTCGATCCTCGATCCTGGATACTGAATCCTTTACCAGCATCGAAGATCGAGCATCGAAGATCGAGCATCGAGGATCGAGCATCGAGCATCCAGCATCATGTGCTGAACGGTTACACTCTGTGGATTAAATCTATTGGCCCAGGGCGAAAATATTTTTGACAAAGGTTAGAAACTGTGATAAGATATAAGAGCCTAACCCAAAACCGATCCGAGCCCCGACTGTTAGCGGAGGGGCGAATAATTATTCGCCCCTACTAAAGAGACTCTACCCATAAATACTAACGTGACAAGACACTAGACTCTAAGAAGCACCTCATCCAGGTAGATATAAGGAGAGTTGGCCGAAACGATGAACCAGGCCGAGGATTAACTATGACTAAAAAGCGGGTCCTAAGTGGTATGCGACCCACCGGAAAACTGCATTTAGGACATCTGTTAGGTGCCCTGAGCAACTGGAAGAAATTTCAGGAAGAATACGATTGTTACTATATGGTGGCTGATTTGCATGCCTTAACGACGGCTTATCTCGATACTGCCCATCTGAAAGAAGATATAAAGGATATGGTCATTGACTGGCTGAGTGTGGGACTTGATCCAGAAAGATGCGTTATCTTTCGCCAATCAGAGATACCTCATCATACCGAACTGCACTTTTTTCTCTCCTGCCTTACGCCTCTTCCTTGGCTGGAACGATGCCCTACTTATAAAGAGCAACAGAACGAACTGAAGCACCTGGACTTACATACTTATGGCTTTTTAGGTTATCCCCTCCTCCAGACAGCCGATATTATTCTTTACAAGGCCCAGCTTGTGCCGGTGGGGGTAGATCAACTTCCTCATCTGGAACTCTCCAGGGAGATTACCAGACGATTTAATAACTTCTATGGAGAGGTCTTTCCCCTGCCTGAGTCCAAATTAACTGAAGTTCCCAAGTTGCCTGGTCTTGATGGCCGGAAGATGAGTAAGAGCTACCACAACTGTATCTATCTTTCTGACAGCGAAGAGGAGATTAAGCGTAAGGTCAGGCAGGTGATCACGGATCCGGCTCGAATCCATCCCACAGACCTGGGACATCCTGAGGTCTGTAATCTCTTTACCTTCCATCAGGCCTTCAATCAAGCGGCTGTGTCCCAGGTGGAGGAAGAATGCCGGACTGGAAAGAGGGGGTGTGTGGCCTGCAAAAAGGAATTAGCCAGGGCGCTTATTGAGTCTCTTAGTGAAATCCACACCAGGCGGCGTGAATTGTTAGAAGAGCCGGAAAGGATATGGCATATTCTCGAAAGGGGAAGACAAAAAGCCCAGCAGGCAGCCTCAGCTACTATGGAGGAAGTAAGAAAGGCAATGAGATTTTAGTAAATGTATCAGCTCAGACTGGAAATTTTTGAAGGCCCCCTTGATCTCCTTCTTCACTTGATCAAACGGAATAAGATAGATATCTACGATATATTCGTATCCCGGATAACTAAAGAGTATCTGGAATATCTGGATTTAATGAAGGAACTTAACTTGAGCTTTAGCGCTGATTTTCTGGCCATGGCCGCTCAGCTTATCCAGATAAAATCCAGCCGGTTGCTGCCACCATCCGAATCAGTTGCGATAGAAGATG from bacterium encodes:
- a CDS encoding Ig-like domain-containing protein, yielding MKRTSLKAVTTILFALIIGLATIIGAGDAYGVSLTSPINGEDTIDATPVFEWTHASTPTQVILQIDDRSDFLYPLEFEVNQLFTSGLSTTMSYNLGNTQALLANPDGTEKRYYWRVIENESTISGIQYFDITAPVLVSPIDGSETYSASPVLDWEDISGLNAADTWLIQVDKRSDFLSRTEFDPDGTAVSWPKWAETPGDVSTFHFGTTGDTALPNLPSARYYWRVMAYDDGVPYSNWSSWSTWSFLILGPKQVSPVDGITTNNNQPTFLWEAVNGMADGDTYTLQVSNFNDDDFNDPLYTVELHGDMPSFTIGMTATNPDVWSITGTAPTTLPEGTYFWRVMANEGGDTTNWSYIWRVVVDLDDMASPDAPVPQTPTCGDRLNDATVTFSWSGVSDPSGAPSDLVYQIQIDHDGSFSIPDSEDTDINETTTATTYTNSTLAEGIWFWRVRAIDPTNNNAVGNWSTVCSVVVDRTAPDPTLLYPGATSEFCSQQVHINDCTPNLSWTYGSPFGAAPGGLDEPAAVTFFIEVDDTDDFSNPIVNTGDATSVYYNASLTATNYVLPVCLTDSSGDTDYWYWRVTARDDAGNTSVSAAWLFLIDTVAPTTPTTLSDTPANGDYWADGTPTFIWDEGDTRDDIDNNHNFVDFNDTADDVVTRGSELRYDLQIAEASVGFGSPVVDATELSEPTYTAALADGTYIWRVRARDCAGNYTPWKTQVVYIDTVPPCTPTLLSPSHGLTLADTPVEFNWADVTDATLTSYELQVDTESSFTSPLVIDQYNTGSPPVSEYTSQATDDLNTGTTYYWRVVATDKAGNACWSQVWTFSIAGTDALDNLTLNLSSPSNNTCMADQTPTFDWDEPDSTYHIVSYIFELDDHDDFTNPDISVSGLTESTYTLPPAYALSEGHYYWRVVAVDEAGNESYGHNMLSFTLDLTPPDAPAYVYPADDCFTNDATPTLDWSEPEEELSYQLQIDDDEDFSSPALNVTADSDPTLPPGSTSTMTISPALTEGTWYWRVRAIDCAGNMSGWSQTSSYAGFTIDSTAPDAPYLISPFDYAVTNDKTPTFDWSDVKDAMSTHSSELSGNYDNSNYCPTVYYVIQIETDEDVTTVPPGDGFNTAIEYSTDPNDPHDVYQPGLFNGSSMTPTMLPDIGSGRTFFWRVMARDCAGNESTWSNIWAVRIDPNCDAAPSLVSPDNGSWTNDNTPYFDWSDEDDATYTLQVDNNVDFSSPEINQSGLTTSSYVLTNLLRDGTYYWRVKSTDTAGNSCGWSSDVWLLNIDVRITEPINVPLLVTPADNDCISDTTPVFDWQGIGDKSAPVVYTIQVVKDSADFSSPETMLINVSELSWYSEVKQTIWPADVNNDNVIDVTDYAATPAELDGLDYLTEGTYYWRVKAFDQAVNETKWSSVSTFTLKTTAPATPALVSPANGGTITDNLPAFQWSQVAGVDHYLFQLDTDADFSSPEISQEVKDTTTFTPPTSLTLNRTYYWRVAAVACGGVQSAFSAGWSITATATYVNRILDNVAPYDDRVIADTTTWTLSGSPYIIEDLVLITEGVTLTIEPGVLVYFRPFSTLPDSDQPTDFIVQGTLKAEGTENNHITFTTWPRPDVATGSAAAGTVEGCCSDAATSGEANVLYTPQCGDWQRIRFESTSTGSVLKYVDVSYGGLYNDGTGTYYRGNIEIDETSVEIDHVSSTNSCGYGLLATSDSANAFNNTFNNSVFSDNALDGIDLKVYAGTINVTNCTIQRNGRWGILNEGDYNLGNITDLVVTNCTITDNGVNAEGGGIFSTATHSENITNNTITSNAGWAIIKGEHRLGDSVGGYIIEDNTLTGNYHNGIWIKAKKHTGATIWSASSQVFYINRVIIETGASLTIEPGVVVKLSEDEAKQEGSGLDIYGTLTADGTPTSRIVITSYYDDDFGGDTNFDGDSDGRIADDGDWQAITLHPGSSGLIDNCTIRYSEEGISIDNASPTITNSEISYASFRAIGITGASAPTIKGNILQNNDHDDPDNDQIGGVITTFCDDKATPIIENNTIYNNRNYAIGITANNAGPIKDNNIIGNRYNAIKVCSGITKDVTWSETSAAFYVSEALSVGDSPTWTIQPGVKIKSGAPIYINKSAKLVAIGNKDNPIIFTSYRDDSVGGDTNDDDGYAPAAKGDWGGIAFNNGTTEGTLEYVEIMYGANGLDCASASPTVTHATITKCGTGINCRLGATPVITKSILSENNFGLYSSTGSKPTIGGSDENQCEIIDNINGGVINTDETQEIIAGYNWWGDSTGPKDTSKGRPLYNPNGFGDMVSDFVNYRPWSKIGHAPTADAGQDITAAAGNLIMLDASASSDPDGDSLIYIWTQIGTEPEVVSLSSEVQPTFTPQTTGEYKFQLVVVDSEGNRSLPDEVTVTVSAYAGSGTSNVKLRLDESSYSKKAGETFEVKVYVGDSRYPVSNLFALSFILNYSKTKYIDFVQAEVGNFLDDDPSKLVFFNTNDDAAGKIEIGVSRKSGIHSSGVTGFNANKPVVKITFKLSESVSAGEEIDLSFSNVEAKNHVNNTIALKLVSSQIEVAEGLVKTVTVWPGDTNNDGQVDAKDVLPIGIYWKSTGPARTNAQTSWVGQQATAWGTVAATYADANGDGIVDAKDILVVGLNWHKTHSSSSAPVLADHNKIDWAAYLPAFRAMYEALGSSSNTELRNILAEYINLAVSDQVPGENKLLQSYPNPFNPEAWIPFKLAEEAEAAINIYNLSGQLVRTLDLGQLNPGSYLDKDRAAYWDGRDENGSEVSSGTYLYQLKAGSYTATKRMIVLK
- the trpS gene encoding tryptophan--tRNA ligase, producing MTKKRVLSGMRPTGKLHLGHLLGALSNWKKFQEEYDCYYMVADLHALTTAYLDTAHLKEDIKDMVIDWLSVGLDPERCVIFRQSEIPHHTELHFFLSCLTPLPWLERCPTYKEQQNELKHLDLHTYGFLGYPLLQTADIILYKAQLVPVGVDQLPHLELSREITRRFNNFYGEVFPLPESKLTEVPKLPGLDGRKMSKSYHNCIYLSDSEEEIKRKVRQVITDPARIHPTDLGHPEVCNLFTFHQAFNQAAVSQVEEECRTGKRGCVACKKELARALIESLSEIHTRRRELLEEPERIWHILERGRQKAQQAASATMEEVRKAMRF